The following are encoded together in the Nodosilinea sp. PGN35 genome:
- the nblB gene encoding phycobilisome degradation protein NblB codes for MAITPDSVRELLHSDDYGDRLRAVNQMRELAPADAFELVQLAANDGNARVRYAAISQISSLGQQDVATVEPLLLRSLTEDPEPDVQAAAADTIGGLKLRSAYPELAALYHSTEEWLVKFSIVAALGELGEPQAFDLLQDALTSSNELIATAAIGALGELGDRRALPLLLNHTTHPDWQVRHRLVQALAQFSEPEVETALRQLTQDESEIVAGAARQHLAR; via the coding sequence ATGGCTATTACCCCAGACTCGGTTCGAGAACTGCTCCACTCTGACGACTACGGGGATCGGCTGCGGGCGGTCAACCAGATGCGTGAACTCGCTCCCGCCGATGCCTTTGAGCTGGTGCAGCTGGCCGCTAACGACGGCAACGCGCGAGTTCGTTACGCTGCCATCAGCCAGATTTCCAGCCTGGGCCAGCAGGATGTAGCCACCGTAGAGCCGCTGCTGCTGCGATCGCTCACCGAAGACCCCGAACCCGATGTGCAGGCCGCCGCCGCCGATACCATTGGCGGGCTGAAGCTCAGAAGTGCCTATCCCGAACTGGCGGCTCTCTACCACAGCACCGAAGAGTGGCTGGTGAAATTTAGTATTGTGGCCGCCCTGGGCGAACTGGGGGAACCCCAGGCCTTTGATTTGCTGCAAGACGCGCTCACCTCAAGCAACGAGCTGATTGCCACTGCCGCCATTGGGGCCCTGGGTGAGCTGGGCGATCGCCGCGCCCTGCCGCTGCTGCTCAACCACACCACTCACCCCGACTGGCAGGTGCGCCACCGGCTGGTGCAGGCCCTGGCCCAGTTTTCTGAGCCCGAGGTCGAGACGGCCCTGCGTCAGCTCACCCAGGATGAATCTGAGATCGTCGCCGGGGCCGCCCGCCAGCACCTGGCTCGCTAA
- a CDS encoding DUF6439 family protein, producing the protein MTPQAIAQAAKPAAELSDLELAQILAERLAIKPADWHRLSRDRRVRAREQLAAALVFLLKQNSEEALVRVEQAAGWLNRSLQAPPCPTHGNRKG; encoded by the coding sequence ATGACGCCCCAGGCGATCGCCCAGGCAGCCAAACCCGCCGCCGAGCTGAGCGACCTGGAGCTGGCGCAGATACTGGCGGAGCGCCTGGCCATTAAGCCCGCCGACTGGCACCGTCTCAGCCGCGATCGCCGGGTGCGCGCCAGGGAACAGCTGGCCGCAGCGCTGGTGTTTTTGCTCAAGCAAAATTCAGAGGAGGCCCTGGTGCGAGTCGAGCAGGCCGCAGGCTGGCTCAACCGCAGCCTGCAAGCGCCTCCCTGCCCAACCCACGGCAATCGCAAAGGCTGA
- a CDS encoding YchJ family protein, with the protein MGLGAAERCPCGSGAGFGDCCRPYLLGEAAPTAEALMRSRYTAYHQGDIDYLIATHHPTRRYGGQRTAIAQSTAATTWLGLRVIATEAGQTADSQGVVEFIAHYLDPRPGQVHERSRFVRQKQRWFYVDGDALPPVVPKRGDPCWCGSGKKYKACHGR; encoded by the coding sequence ATGGGTCTAGGGGCTGCGGAGCGGTGTCCCTGTGGCAGCGGGGCAGGTTTTGGGGACTGTTGTCGGCCCTATCTCCTGGGTGAGGCGGCCCCGACGGCGGAGGCGCTGATGCGATCGCGCTATACGGCCTACCACCAGGGCGACATTGACTACCTGATCGCCACCCACCATCCGACCCGGCGCTACGGGGGGCAGCGGACGGCGATCGCCCAGAGCACTGCCGCCACCACCTGGCTGGGTCTGCGTGTGATCGCCACTGAGGCGGGGCAGACGGCGGACAGCCAGGGCGTGGTCGAATTCATTGCCCACTATTTGGACCCGCGACCGGGCCAGGTGCATGAGCGCTCGCGCTTTGTGCGGCAAAAACAGCGCTGGTTCTATGTGGATGGCGACGCCCTACCCCCGGTGGTGCCCAAGCGCGGCGACCCCTGCTGGTGCGGCAGCGGCAAGAAGTACAAGGCCTGCCACGGCCGCTGA
- a CDS encoding CBS domain-containing protein — protein sequence MAKTVADVMTPDPISVTPDTVLKDAIQLMADNHVGGLPVLNADNHLVGILSESDLMWQTTGVDMPAYIMLLDSVIYLKNPTQYNQELHKALGQLVQDVMTDHVVTIAPDKSLREAAHLMHDKQVRRLPVVNAEQQVVGILTRGDIVREMANSYA from the coding sequence ATGGCCAAAACCGTCGCGGATGTGATGACCCCAGACCCGATCTCGGTGACCCCCGACACCGTGCTCAAAGATGCCATTCAGCTGATGGCTGACAACCACGTGGGTGGGCTGCCGGTGCTCAATGCCGACAACCATCTCGTCGGCATTCTGTCGGAGTCTGACTTGATGTGGCAGACCACTGGGGTCGATATGCCCGCCTACATCATGCTGCTCGACAGCGTGATCTACCTCAAGAATCCCACCCAGTACAACCAAGAACTCCACAAAGCCCTCGGCCAACTCGTCCAAGATGTCATGACCGATCACGTTGTCACCATTGCCCCCGACAAATCCCTCCGGGAAGCGGCGCACCTGATGCACGACAAGCAGGTGCGCCGCCTGCCCGTGGTCAACGCCGAGCAGCAGGTGGTCGGCATTCTCACCCGGGGCGATATCGTGCGGGAGATGGCCAATAGCTACGCCTGA
- a CDS encoding 1-acyl-sn-glycerol-3-phosphate acyltransferase, which produces MTDMQPELTVALTPEAIARVREGVATAQNPAVRQCIELDLAELSAIAQGTADRRVSGRIRRWLMRRFIKACFRVRIENPEHIPTEPNVLTANHLSHLDPFLLLAFCPPTPYYYILGDARTLYNKRWKRWLIGWAGGVIPLERWWKEEMAVMAAADTGQDDLKPLATNIREHVPNGSSIQQMRQIDQAVQALLARGDGIMLFPEGRLGEQEGHMHPLRRGTVLYAMRSGVPVCPVAIVGTKILYFRKEITLRFGPAVYVPHQTRPKRVAIDAALAELETAFQALLPSHYEEPQGPQPLRHWLNHLFW; this is translated from the coding sequence ATGACTGACATGCAGCCCGAACTCACCGTTGCCCTCACCCCCGAAGCCATTGCCCGCGTGCGAGAGGGGGTGGCCACCGCCCAAAACCCGGCAGTGCGGCAGTGCATTGAGCTAGATTTGGCGGAGCTGAGCGCGATCGCCCAGGGCACCGCCGACCGCCGAGTGAGCGGGCGCATCCGCCGCTGGTTAATGCGCCGATTCATCAAAGCCTGCTTTCGGGTACGCATTGAGAACCCAGAGCACATTCCCACCGAGCCCAATGTGCTCACCGCCAACCATCTGAGCCACCTAGACCCGTTTCTGCTGCTGGCCTTCTGCCCCCCCACCCCCTACTACTACATCCTGGGCGATGCCCGCACCCTCTACAACAAGCGCTGGAAACGCTGGCTGATCGGCTGGGCTGGGGGCGTAATTCCCCTGGAGCGCTGGTGGAAAGAAGAAATGGCTGTAATGGCCGCCGCCGACACCGGCCAGGATGACCTCAAGCCCCTGGCGACCAACATTCGCGAGCACGTTCCCAACGGCAGTTCCATCCAGCAGATGCGGCAGATCGATCAGGCGGTGCAGGCCCTGCTGGCTCGAGGCGATGGCATCATGCTGTTCCCAGAAGGTCGCCTGGGAGAACAGGAGGGGCACATGCACCCCCTCCGCCGGGGCACTGTACTCTACGCCATGCGCTCTGGGGTGCCCGTCTGCCCCGTGGCCATTGTCGGCACCAAAATTCTCTACTTTCGCAAAGAAATTACCCTGCGGTTTGGCCCAGCGGTCTACGTACCCCACCAAACTCGCCCCAAGCGCGTGGCCATTGACGCCGCTCTGGCTGAGCTCGAAACCGCCTTTCAGGCCCTCCTGCCCTCCCACTACGAAGAGCCCCAGGGGCCGCAGCCGCTGCGCCACTGGCTCAACCACCTGTTTTGGTAA
- a CDS encoding ATP-binding protein: MIATSPSAQQQKWDTLSFVSTLYLQPVLELLLRDVPATWQAEVRLGLQEALVNAAKHGNRLDPAKQISVKYAASTSHLWWVIIDQGRGFSHPWSCEDAIDGNCTAHPGECGRGLYILYQVFDQVTWYNGGRELHLGKVVRQPRRLPLIR, translated from the coding sequence GTGATTGCAACTTCTCCATCTGCACAGCAGCAAAAGTGGGACACGCTGAGTTTTGTGTCTACCCTTTATTTGCAGCCTGTTTTAGAGCTTTTGCTGAGAGATGTTCCCGCCACTTGGCAGGCCGAGGTGCGGTTGGGCCTGCAAGAAGCCTTGGTCAATGCGGCCAAGCACGGCAATCGTCTCGATCCGGCCAAGCAAATTTCTGTTAAGTATGCTGCATCGACCTCTCACCTGTGGTGGGTGATCATCGATCAGGGCCGTGGGTTTAGCCATCCCTGGAGCTGCGAGGACGCCATCGATGGCAACTGCACCGCTCACCCCGGCGAATGTGGTCGGGGTCTCTATATTCTTTACCAAGTATTTGACCAGGTGACCTGGTACAACGGCGGTCGAGAGCTGCACCTGGGGAAGGTGGTGCGGCAGCCCCGCCGGCTTCCCCTAATTCGATAA